The following coding sequences lie in one Zingiber officinale cultivar Zhangliang chromosome 2B, Zo_v1.1, whole genome shotgun sequence genomic window:
- the LOC122046710 gene encoding zinc finger protein CO3-like, whose protein sequence is MLQNLTLKVEATGGGWAAAPPTPPPPRACDSCRSAPCAVYCRADAAALCAACDATIHSANQLARRHHRVPLIHPGAAGGGLVVRPILALPYHVALPTYHDAAGEDEEEADSWLLLDPADVAAEEEIAGEVEELLDFVEYNSGDNQVKSEESEGVVPSDQKQRLEMAYDASNGFNYSSVSLNHSVSPSSMADISSSNIAEGTIGLGLFPGNHPLQMPPHCSAMDREARVLRYREKRKMRRFEKTIRYASRKAYAETRPRIKGRFAKKSNIDLEIDQMFASPALGGDLVFGVVPSFSF, encoded by the exons ATGCTGCAGAATCTAACGCTGAAGGTGGAGGCCACTGGCGGCGGGTGGGCGGCGGCGCCGCCTACGCCTCCGCCGCCGCGCGCGTGCGACTCGTGCCGCTCGGCGCCCTGCGCCGTCTACTGCCGCGCCGACGCGGCGGCCCTCTGCGCCGCCTGCGACGCGACCATCCACTCCGCGAACCAGCTCGCGCGCCGCCACCACCGCGTGCCGCTCATCCACCCCGGCGCCGCCGGCGGAGGCCTCGTCGTCCGCCCCATCCTCGCCCTCCCCTACCACGTCGCCCTCCCGACCTACCACGACGCCGCCGGCGAAGACGAGGAGGAGGCCGACTCCTGGCTGCTCCTCGACCCCGCCGACGTCGCCGCTGAGGAAGAAATCGCCGGCGAGGTGGAAGAGCTCTTGGACTTCGTCGAGTACAACTCCGGCGACAATCAAGTGAAAAGCGAGGAGAGCGAGGGCGTGGTGCCAAGTGACCAGAAACAGAGGTTGGAGATGGCATATGATGCCTCCAATGGATTCAATTACTCCTCTGTTTCCCTCAATCATAGT GTTTCTCCGTCGTCAATGGCAGACATCTCCAGCTCCAACATTGCCGAAGGAACCATAGGTCTAGGTCTCTTCCCGGGCAATCACCCTCTTCAAATGCCACCCCATTGCAGCGCCATGGACAGAGAGGCCAGGGTGCTCAGGTACagggagaagaggaagatgagAAGGTTTGAGAAGACGATAAGGTATGCGTCAAGGAAGGCGTATGCAGAAACACGGCCACGGATCAAAGGTCGGTTCGCAAAGAAGTCGAATATCGATCTTGAAATCGATCAGATGTTCGCTTCTCCTGCTCTAGGAGGAGATTTGGTCTTTGGTGTAGTTCCATCTTTCTCATTCTGA
- the LOC122046711 gene encoding uncharacterized protein LOC122046711, translated as MLVLSHHCHQPPLSSFRALKAHRCSSFLPKLHFFSRLQRFSMELQIAHGCFPLPRSSNLLFQFHPRVSIGEAGKCADRELGDENSDLADLEDLGDDSQVFKKTLQLVECAMFASVAGLAYFLSNSLAVENYFSCFFSLPIVISSIRWGIAAGRKTMVATVMLLFTLSGPVKASTYLLLHGLVGLAMGTLWRLRFNWSTSILLCTLIRAMGAVGYVLLSSFLIRENILALITINIHASLTFIFTAMGINIIPSMNAIYLIFGSLLLLNCGFFVFLLHILYSIFLSKLGLKDSLTLPSWMAKAI; from the exons ATGCTTGTTTTAAGCCATCATTGTCATCAGCCACCCCTCTCCTCCTTCCGAGCTCTCAAAGCCCATCGATGCTCCTCTTTTCTGCCTAAGCTTCACTTTTTCTCCCGTCTCCAACGGTTCTCTATGGAACTCCAGATTGCCCATGGATGTTTTCCCCTCCCTCGATCCTCAAATCTTCTTTTCCAGTTCCACCCTAGGGTTTCAATTGGTGAAGCCGGGAAGTGCGCCGATCGAGAATTGGGAGATGAGAACAGTGATTTGGCGGATTTGGAGGACCTGGGCGATGACAGCCAAGTGTTCAAGAAGACACTGCAGTTGGTTGAGTGCGCGATGTTCGCTTCTGTTGCCGGCCTCGCCTACTTCTTGAGCAACTCCCTCGCTGTTGAG AATTACTTCAGTTGCTTCTTTTCCTTGCCGATAGTGATTTCTTCAATCAGATGGGGGATTGCAGCTGGTAGGAAGACCATG GTAGCTACTGTCATGCTATTGTTCACGTTATCTGGTCCAGTAAAGGCATCTACATACCTT CTTTTGCATGGTCTAGTTGGTCTTGCCATGGGTACATTATGGAG ACTCCGTTTTAATTGGTCTACCTCGATTTTACTCTGCACTCTT ATTCGTGCCATGGGAGCTGTTGGATATGTCTTGTTGTCGTCATTCTTAATCAGAGAAAACATACTCGCCTTG ATTACAATCAACATTCATGCCTCGCTAACATTCATATTTACCGCGATGGGAATAAATATAATCCCATCGATGAATGCCATTTATTTGATATTCGGTAGCCTG CTTCTACTGAACTGTGGATTCTTTGTCTTTCTGCTGCATATCTTATACTCGATATTCCTTAGCAAGCTCGGTCTGAAGGATTCATTGACTCTTCCCTCATGGATGGCGAAAGCAATCTGA